Proteins found in one Vulpes vulpes isolate BD-2025 chromosome 13, VulVul3, whole genome shotgun sequence genomic segment:
- the NAPG gene encoding gamma-soluble NSF attachment protein, with translation MAAQKINEGLEHLAKAEKYLKTGFLKWKPDYDSAASEYGKAAVAFKNAKQFEQAKDACLREAVAHENNRALFHAAKAYEQAGMMLKEMQKLPEAVQLIEKASMMYLENGTPDTAAMALERAGKLIENVDPEKAVQLYQQTANVFENEERLRQAVELLGKASRLLVRGRRFDEAALSIQKEKNIYKEIENYPTCYKKTIAQVLVHLHRNDYVAAERCVRESYSIPGFSGSEDCAALEQLLEGYDQQDQDQVSDVCNSPLFKYMDNDYAKLGLSLVVPGGGIKKKPAAPQAKSEGATAPTTEEDEDEYAGGLC, from the exons cttgaaaactggttttttaaaatggaaaccaGATTATGACAGTGCTGCTTCTGAATATGGAAAAGCAG ctgttgcttttaaaaatgccaaacaaTTTGAGCAAGCAAAAGATGCCTGCCTGAGAGAAGCTGTTGCCCATGAGAATAATAGGGC TCTTTTTCATGCTGCCaa AGCTTATGAGCAAGCTGGCATGATGTTAAAG GAGATGCAGAAACTGCCTGAGGCTGTTCAGCTGATTGAGAAAGCCAGCATGATGTACCTAGAAAATGGCACCCCGGACACAGCAGCCATGGCATTGGAGCGAGCTGGAAA GCTTATCGAAAATGTAGATCCAGAAAAGGCTGTGCAATTATATCAACAGACAGCTAATGTGTTTGAA AATGAGGAACGCTTACGACAGGCAGTTGAATTACTAGGAAAAGCTTCCAGGCTGCTGGTACGAGGCCGCAG GTTTGATGAGGCAGCACTTtctattcagaaagaaaaaaatatttataaggagATTGAAAATTACCCAACTTGTTATAAG aaaacaattGCTCAAGTCTTAGTTCACCTCCACAGAAACGACTACGTGGCTGCAGAGAGGTGTGTCAGGGAGAGCTACAG CATTCCAGGGTTCAGTGGGAGTGAAGACTGTGCTGCCCTGGAACAGCTTCTTGAAGGCTATGACCAACAAGACCAAGACCAAGTATCTGACGTCTGCAACTCGCCACTTTTCAAGTACATGGATAATGAT TATGCTAAGCTGGGCCTGAGTTTGGTGGTTCCCGGAGGGGGAATCAAGAAGAAACCTGCGGCGCCACAGGCTAAATCTGAAGGTGCCACCGCCCCCACCACTGAGGAAGATGAAGATGAGTATGCAGGAGGCCTGTGCTAG